The proteins below come from a single Halothiobacillus neapolitanus c2 genomic window:
- a CDS encoding multidrug effflux MFS transporter, translating into MSSPAARLAPKAFLIVPLVASLLMIAPFTVDAYLPSFPAIGHEFGVDQATMQLTLSLYLWFFGGMMLVHGPLSDTFGRRRMVLISLTVYALASVGAAMAGNINELIAARVIQGIAAGAGVVIGRALVRDLFEGATAQRVMSNITLVFAIAPAIAPIIGGVLDTWLGWRSVFWFLALFAALSMAGVFAFMPETVGAHNRQSIAPLFILKSYGRALSHAPFMGLTLVFALLFSGMFLYIAAAPMVLVGHLQQTPTDFWKFFVPLVTGLILGSRISNVLASRFAPMTTVSIGIGIVTLAVIFNVVQSFWFAHHSFGLGEWRVWLTVSPIMIYAMGMATAMPSLNLMGLDYIPAQRGLASALQGFTQMILAGIVSGLAVAHLAQNLLWLAWGMAALWLLAALIWIAWYRRAPRLGFASETRHA; encoded by the coding sequence ATGAGTTCGCCGGCGGCGCGCTTGGCGCCGAAGGCTTTTCTGATTGTACCGCTGGTGGCGAGTCTGCTCATGATCGCCCCGTTTACCGTGGATGCGTACCTGCCGTCGTTCCCGGCCATCGGCCATGAATTTGGCGTCGATCAGGCGACCATGCAGCTCACGCTGAGTCTGTACCTCTGGTTTTTCGGCGGCATGATGCTGGTGCATGGGCCGCTTTCCGATACGTTCGGGCGAAGGCGCATGGTGCTGATTTCTCTGACCGTGTACGCGCTGGCATCCGTGGGCGCCGCCATGGCGGGGAATATCAATGAGTTGATCGCTGCCCGTGTCATCCAAGGTATCGCCGCCGGTGCAGGCGTGGTGATTGGCCGCGCTCTGGTGCGGGATTTATTCGAAGGTGCCACGGCGCAGCGGGTAATGTCGAACATCACGCTGGTCTTTGCGATTGCCCCGGCGATTGCCCCAATCATTGGTGGCGTGCTGGATACGTGGTTGGGTTGGCGGTCGGTGTTCTGGTTCCTCGCCCTGTTCGCTGCCCTATCGATGGCTGGGGTGTTCGCGTTCATGCCCGAAACAGTCGGCGCGCACAACCGGCAATCCATCGCGCCGTTATTCATTCTGAAAAGTTATGGTCGCGCATTAAGTCACGCCCCGTTCATGGGGCTGACGCTGGTGTTCGCGCTGCTGTTCTCGGGGATGTTCCTGTACATCGCCGCCGCGCCGATGGTTCTGGTCGGACACTTGCAACAAACTCCGACCGATTTCTGGAAGTTTTTTGTGCCGCTGGTCACCGGGCTGATCTTGGGAAGTCGAATCAGCAATGTTCTGGCCAGCCGATTTGCGCCGATGACCACCGTCAGCATCGGTATCGGTATTGTCACGTTGGCGGTCATTTTTAATGTGGTGCAAAGTTTTTGGTTTGCACATCATTCCTTCGGTCTGGGTGAATGGCGTGTTTGGTTGACGGTATCGCCCATCATGATTTATGCCATGGGTATGGCGACTGCAATGCCATCGCTCAACCTGATGGGGCTCGATTATATTCCCGCGCAGCGCGGACTGGCTTCTGCCCTGCAAGGATTCACTCAGATGATCCTCGCCGGGATCGTTTCGGGACTTGCTGTGGCGCATCTCGCCCAGAATCTGCTCTGGTTGGCCTGGGGAATGGCGGCGTTGTGGCTTCTGGCTGCGTTGATCTGGATCGCGTGGTATCGCCGGGCACCGCGACTGGGTTTTGCGAGCGAGACACGGCATGCATGA
- the nudE gene encoding ADP compounds hydrolase NudE, protein MPVEQPPKMCAVRPLVETRLFAVEAVDLKFANGVEVTFERLAAKGRGAVLVVPILDDGRIVLIREYACGTERYELGLPKGRIDGDEPILEAANRELMEEAGFTAAQLTLLREVTSSPAYSAQRTHIVLATGLSPRRLPGDEPEPLEVVTWPLDDLDRLAFEGQCSEARSIAAMYLARTYLAHSPANDQKNPA, encoded by the coding sequence ATGCCGGTAGAACAGCCTCCAAAAATGTGCGCGGTGCGACCCTTGGTTGAAACTAGATTGTTTGCCGTCGAGGCGGTCGATCTTAAGTTTGCTAACGGTGTTGAGGTGACGTTCGAACGCCTCGCGGCCAAAGGTCGGGGTGCCGTTCTGGTCGTGCCGATTCTGGATGACGGACGGATCGTCCTGATTCGCGAGTACGCCTGCGGTACGGAGCGTTATGAGCTGGGCCTTCCCAAGGGGCGGATTGATGGCGACGAACCGATTCTTGAGGCTGCAAATCGTGAGCTGATGGAAGAGGCCGGCTTTACCGCGGCTCAACTTACCCTGCTGCGGGAGGTTACCTCGTCTCCCGCTTATTCGGCACAGCGGACGCACATCGTGCTGGCGACCGGGTTATCACCCCGTCGTTTGCCGGGCGATGAGCCCGAACCGTTGGAAGTGGTGACCTGGCCCCTGGATGACTTGGACCGACTGGCATTCGAGGGGCAATGCAGTGAAGCGCGTTCGATTGCGGCGATGTATCTCGCGCGAACCTACTTGGCACACTCGCCCGCAAACGATCAGAAAAATCCCGCATGA
- the cysQ gene encoding 3'(2'),5'-bisphosphate nucleotidase CysQ — protein MNDWLSLRDPVRSIAAQAGEAIMRVYAEDFDIMHKSDDSPVTEADLSAHRVIKAGLQALTPHLPVLTEEGGLPDWSVRQQWSDYWLVDPLDGTREFVKRNGEFSVNIALIHQHQPVLGVVYAPATGAEFAGVQGVGSWRFTAQGAQPLKVRPLPNPTITLALSRSHGSRREQALIDALTERAGEPQVIRCGSALKTCLVAEGLADLYPRFGPTSEWDTAASQCVLEAAGGQLVDLNGQRLTYNRRAVVLNPSFLAYGERLPLPLAQLARISAD, from the coding sequence ATGAATGACTGGTTATCGCTTCGTGATCCTGTGCGCAGTATTGCCGCTCAAGCTGGCGAGGCGATCATGCGCGTTTACGCGGAAGATTTCGACATCATGCACAAGTCTGATGATTCGCCAGTCACCGAGGCTGATCTGTCGGCGCATCGGGTGATTAAGGCCGGTCTGCAGGCATTGACGCCGCACCTTCCGGTATTGACCGAGGAGGGTGGCTTGCCGGATTGGTCTGTGCGTCAACAATGGTCGGACTATTGGCTGGTCGATCCGCTCGACGGTACCCGGGAATTTGTGAAACGTAACGGCGAATTCTCCGTCAATATTGCACTCATTCACCAGCACCAGCCGGTGCTGGGGGTGGTGTACGCACCCGCTACCGGTGCCGAGTTTGCGGGTGTCCAGGGTGTGGGCAGTTGGCGTTTCACCGCGCAGGGGGCACAGCCGCTTAAAGTTCGGCCTTTGCCGAATCCAACGATCACACTGGCCCTGAGCCGTTCGCATGGCAGCCGTCGCGAGCAGGCGCTGATCGACGCACTGACCGAGCGCGCGGGTGAACCGCAGGTAATCCGTTGCGGTAGTGCCTTGAAAACCTGTTTGGTGGCCGAGGGGCTGGCGGACCTGTATCCCCGATTCGGCCCGACTTCAGAATGGGATACCGCCGCCTCGCAATGTGTGCTGGAAGCCGCGGGTGGGCAATTGGTTGATCTCAATGGTCAGCGCCTCACCTATAATCGTCGGGCGGTGGTGCTCAATCCGTCGTTTCTCGCCTATGGCGAGCGCCTGCCATTGCCCTTGGCGCAATTGGCGCGGATTTCGGCCGATTAA
- a CDS encoding YebC/PmpR family DNA-binding transcriptional regulator: MAGHSKWANIKHRKARQDNKRGKVWTKIIREITAAVRVGKSADPSVNPRLRLAWDKALSSNMSKDTVERAAKRGVGAGDGEHYEEMLYEGYGPGGVAVLVYCMTDNHNRTVSDVRHAFTKFGGNLGTDGSVGYLFNKQGVLYYPPGVDEDALMEAALDAGAQDVQVGEDGAVEVITTPEDYVSIKDALKVAGFSPEESELAMRAAVTAPVEGDQAVKLVKMIDMLEDLDDVQEVFHNADIPEEAYA, encoded by the coding sequence ATGGCCGGCCATAGCAAATGGGCAAACATCAAGCACCGCAAGGCGCGTCAGGATAACAAGCGCGGCAAAGTCTGGACGAAGATTATTCGCGAAATCACGGCGGCTGTGCGTGTCGGAAAATCTGCAGATCCTTCGGTTAATCCACGTTTGCGTTTGGCGTGGGACAAAGCGCTTTCGTCCAATATGTCCAAGGATACGGTGGAGCGGGCTGCCAAGCGGGGTGTGGGCGCCGGTGACGGTGAGCATTATGAAGAGATGCTTTACGAAGGGTATGGTCCGGGCGGCGTGGCTGTGTTGGTGTACTGCATGACGGATAACCACAACCGCACCGTATCGGATGTGCGCCATGCATTCACCAAATTTGGCGGAAATCTGGGGACGGATGGCTCGGTTGGGTATTTGTTCAACAAACAGGGCGTTTTATATTATCCGCCGGGTGTGGATGAGGATGCGTTGATGGAAGCGGCACTTGATGCCGGTGCACAGGATGTGCAGGTCGGTGAGGATGGCGCTGTCGAAGTCATCACGACGCCGGAAGATTATGTGTCGATCAAGGATGCCCTGAAGGTGGCTGGTTTCTCGCCCGAAGAAAGCGAGTTGGCGATGCGTGCGGCGGTCACTGCGCCGGTCGAGGGTGATCAAGCTGTCAAGCTGGTCAAGATGATCGACATGCTTGAAGATCTCGATGACGTCCAGGAAGTATTCCACAACGCGGACATTCCTGAAGAGGCGTACGCATAA
- the ruvC gene encoding crossover junction endodeoxyribonuclease RuvC, with amino-acid sequence MARLRVMGIDPGSVTMGVAVLDFERGSATQIHLQSVSLKPHGSFTARLGAIYAEVDRLIDTHAPDEFAIEQIFMYRSPESSLKLAQARGVAIAAAVGHGLTVHEYMPAVVKQAVVGTGRADKLQVQHMIKRLLSLSESPPADGADAAAVALCHCYRRTSLAGISADEVGVEKTAMQLLAQSRYRRRSR; translated from the coding sequence GTGGCCCGTTTGCGCGTCATGGGTATCGATCCGGGTTCGGTCACCATGGGTGTGGCCGTGCTCGACTTCGAGCGTGGAAGTGCAACCCAGATTCATCTGCAAAGCGTTTCGCTCAAGCCACATGGCTCGTTCACCGCGCGATTGGGGGCGATCTACGCCGAAGTCGATCGATTGATTGACACCCATGCACCGGATGAATTCGCCATCGAGCAGATTTTCATGTATCGCAGCCCCGAGTCTTCACTCAAGCTGGCGCAGGCACGTGGTGTCGCGATTGCCGCTGCTGTCGGGCACGGTTTGACCGTACACGAATACATGCCCGCCGTTGTCAAACAGGCCGTGGTCGGCACAGGGCGCGCTGACAAACTTCAGGTGCAACACATGATCAAGCGTTTGCTGTCTTTATCCGAGAGCCCGCCCGCCGACGGCGCGGACGCCGCAGCGGTGGCATTGTGTCATTGCTATCGACGCACCTCGTTGGCCGGGATTTCGGCGGATGAAGTCGGGGTCGAAAAAACCGCCATGCAGTTGCTGGCTCAGTCACGTTACCGGAGACGCAGTCGATGA
- the ruvA gene encoding Holliday junction branch migration protein RuvA has protein sequence MIGRLKGILVNKQPPWILLDVQGVGYEVEVPLSTLFDLPANGQEATLLIHTVVREDAFLLYGFSREVERKLFRHLLKVTGVGAKLALGVLSGMNAEEFAGAIARNDIAALIRLPGVGRKTAERLVIEMRDRLAEGFFDGATLATAAGKMGDVVPLAGADQEAMSALEALGYKPAESQRMVKAVPGAETLPVEQIIRLALKPFAGKA, from the coding sequence ATGATCGGTCGCCTCAAGGGCATTTTGGTCAACAAGCAACCCCCCTGGATTCTGCTGGATGTGCAGGGCGTGGGCTATGAAGTCGAAGTGCCGCTTTCCACCTTGTTCGATTTGCCCGCCAACGGGCAGGAAGCTACGCTCCTGATTCACACCGTCGTGCGGGAAGATGCCTTTTTGCTTTATGGGTTCTCGCGCGAAGTCGAGCGCAAGCTGTTTCGGCATTTGCTCAAAGTCACGGGTGTCGGTGCCAAACTGGCGTTGGGTGTGCTTTCCGGTATGAATGCTGAAGAATTTGCCGGCGCGATTGCCCGCAATGACATTGCCGCGTTGATTCGATTGCCCGGTGTGGGTCGAAAAACCGCCGAGCGTCTGGTCATTGAGATGCGTGACCGACTGGCTGAGGGGTTTTTCGACGGTGCCACATTGGCGACCGCGGCGGGTAAGATGGGCGATGTCGTCCCACTTGCCGGTGCCGATCAAGAAGCCATGAGTGCGCTGGAAGCCCTGGGCTACAAGCCCGCCGAATCGCAGCGCATGGTCAAGGCCGTGCCGGGTGCAGAGACGTTGCCCGTTGAACAGATCATCCGTCTGGCACTCAAGCCATTCGCGGGTAAAGCGTGA
- a CDS encoding anthranilate synthase component II: MVLMLDNYDSFTFNLVQYLGELGVEVWVARNDQVTVEEIAARAPSHIVISPGPCSPSEAGISIDVIHAFAGKTPIFGVCLGHQAIGQAFGGKVIRAKEVMHGKVSPIHHSGEGVFAGLPNPFDATRYHSLVVEQASLPDVLEVTAWTQYPDGSFDEIMGLRHKTFVVEGVQFHPESILTEHGHQQLKTFLGYQSAVREPAYA; the protein is encoded by the coding sequence ATGGTTTTAATGCTCGACAACTACGATTCGTTCACCTTTAATCTGGTTCAGTATTTGGGCGAGTTGGGTGTCGAGGTCTGGGTGGCGCGCAACGATCAAGTCACGGTCGAGGAGATCGCCGCGCGCGCACCGTCGCACATCGTGATTTCTCCCGGCCCCTGCTCGCCGTCGGAAGCGGGCATCTCGATTGATGTCATCCACGCGTTTGCGGGGAAAACTCCGATTTTCGGCGTTTGTCTGGGTCACCAGGCGATCGGTCAGGCGTTTGGCGGGAAAGTGATTCGCGCCAAGGAAGTGATGCACGGCAAGGTTTCCCCGATTCATCACAGCGGCGAAGGCGTGTTCGCTGGCTTGCCGAATCCATTTGATGCCACGCGCTATCATTCCCTCGTGGTCGAACAGGCGAGTTTGCCGGACGTGCTCGAAGTGACCGCATGGACGCAATATCCCGACGGTTCATTTGACGAAATCATGGGTTTGCGCCACAAGACCTTCGTCGTTGAAGGCGTTCAGTTCCACCCCGAATCGATTTTGACTGAGCACGGCCACCAACAACTCAAGACCTTCTTGGGCTACCAAAGCGCGGTACGAGAACCCGCGTACGCATGA